AAGTTATTTTACTGTTTGCCTGAAATTTTTGCCGAGTGAAGATCTCCAATTTTCAAATCGGAAAGTTTAAAAATTCTAATTCTTGCTACTTCCATAGTGGCATGTTGTGAAGAATCTCGActatttgtggaaaaaaagtccaGTCAAATGAAAACGagcatttaaatacatttcagagaGTGTGttagaaaagaaaactgcataCTGGAATTGAAACTACAATATAAAGTATAATTTACTCAAGTTATTACCCTGAGCTCTGATATTTTATCTGAACATGATGAATTTGTAAAAGTGAGTGTGGCCATTTATTTCAGTACTAATTCAATACAGATAAGCACAAATAAGCATTTGTTCAGTTTACACTGCCCTGGTAAAAAAGGACATTGTCATTTATTCTCATTAAAACGTGTGGCAGACTAAGGAAATCAAACCCCCGGTTACAGtattatatatacatgaatatgTATGCAACGGATCATATGAAGTGACAGTGCCTCCGGTGGACCCCGCTCATCATCACATCCCTCAGAGGCTCCACACActccacttgtgtgtgtgtgtgtgtgtgtgtgtgtgtgtgtgtgtgtgacagctttTGTCCCCCATGTTCTAGATGTCGATTGGCTATTATCAGCGACCGGGTATTGTGTTACCGCCGTGCGGCTGAGCCCCCCGCCACAACAATGCACTGACGGCAGCATCACATGCACCCAGGCAGCATGACAGCGCTCGGGAGCATCAATGGCTGGCCTGCATACAGTTGGCTCAGCTACTTTCTACACCGGCAGCTCTGTTTTCTGGTCTTTGCTCGGCGCCGTGCGCCGTTGGGAACACGTACTGAATGGCAACACTTTGCTGCAGTGCTTTAGTCATTATGTGACGTTAGCCATCTACTTTAATCATTCAGTCGCACATAATCAAACCCTGATCTGCTGGTGTGTCAAGGGTGGAGTGAAACGAGGCAGAGTCACTCCTCAAATCTTTGCTCAGCCTGCTGACCTCGAGGTCAGCGCCCTTATTTTGACGCGTGTGCTCTGctgggctctctctctctctctgtgcggcTGCAAGGCCGACGGGCTCTGACCCTGCACTGTGTGCCCCGGTGGTCAGTGAACCAGGTGATGGAATCGCTATGTATAATTCAGCCGGGGCCGGTGGATCAGATGTCACAGTTGGCGCTCGGCTGAGCGTCCATATACGCGCTGACACGCGATATCGCCACGTGCACACAACCGATGCGATGGAGAGGAAGTGTGATTCTCTGAGCGGCGTCACcgtcagaggaaaaacacaactccAGTTTCTTCGTTCCATCTGCAACCCTCAATCGAGTTCGGTGTGATATTTGAAATGAAGGGGCAATTGATGAACTCACTTCAAAGCTGCTAaaacatgtgttttcttttttctcatataGTCAAATGCCTTTACCTGACTGCAAGACTGTGCTGCTCCCACTAGTCCAAATATTTATGGACATTATTTAGTATGAACAGTTGTGGGATTTACCAAAGTACATTCACTCACATGCAAAACTTCAGTGGTAATTTCATGTACTTATTTTTACTtgtgtatttccattttatgctaTTATTATGCTATAATTATTTAGTGGAGTAAATTAATTAATGTAGtagagtaaatatatatatatatttactccactacattcaTTTGACAGCTTTAGTAAGTTTAGAACGCCAGATTAGAACGTGTGGGAAGATTTCCAGATTGTAGTTTTGGTTCGGCTCTGTCCTTATCGTAAGTCTGATgtgatgtatttatatttatacaacCCACTATGACACTTCTCTTAACAACCTCACAAGTCAAATAGCAAGATAACAGTCAAGATTACAGGCACCtaatacaaatgtgtgtttaattgTTAGCAGCAAGGTTGCAACCTTGTGACCAGTGcgtcacagtcacagttacagaaaacataaaaagagaCATTAAGAGAAAATCCTTCAGTATTATCGAGACTGTGTCAGAGTTTTCTTGATTCAACTGTGCGGTTGTTTTCTCCATCACAGGTGTTTCTGATGTGGCACTCCTGGTACCATATTTCCACCAGGTACCGTATTTCATTGCGCTTACTTAAAAATTGTCGtgtcgtgtttgtgtgcaggcaGGCAGTGACGGAGAGAGCATCGGAAACTGTCCCTTCTCCCAGCGCCTCTTCATGATCCTCTGGCTCAAAGGAGTCGTGTTCAACGTCACCACCGTCGACCTCAAGAGGCGAGTCACACGCAGACACGGACAATCTCCCAACaggactttaaaaaataacgcgcacacacacacacacacacacactcacacacacacagacacacacacactcactcacactcacacacacacacacacacacacacactcacactcacactcacacacacactcacacacacacacacacacacactcacactcacactcacacacacacacacacacacacacactcacacacacacacacacacacacacacacacggcttccCCTTGACGTGCGTCTTTCACCGTGTCCTCTGCAGAAAGCCGGCGGATCTGCACAACCTGGCCCCGGGGACGCACCCTCCCTTCCTGACCTTCAACGGAGAGGTCAAGACCGATATCAACAAGATCGAGGAGTTCCTCGAGGAAATGCTCAGTCCTCCAAAGTAATTCCACTGGAGGGTTTTACGACAAGCAGTTTACAGTGTCAGattatattacacacacacacacacacacacacacacactacaaactacTTTTAGCTTGATTTATTTCACTTCAGCAACACTGTTGAAAGGACAGGAAACTTTTTGGCCTAGTGaaaagtgctgcatttgatgAGGACTGATGTTAACTGATACaactgtttgttgtttattgctGCTGTAAATCTTTGGTGAATGAGCTTGTGTTTGACTCAGGTGCCTTTGCACATTCAATTCCTGACAACACAGACACGTAAACTTATCGTTGAATCCGAATATATTTGCTTCATCGTCAACGGCGGCAGCTTTTGGGTATTTCTTTAGCAAAGGCAAGACACtcttttttgtgctttttgttatggtcactgaaaaaaaaatgaaaaaaaggccagagccagtgtgtgtgtgagagaaaaacgTCAGATTAACTAAATCTTTCTTTTATTGCCTGTAAAGTTTCTGACATTATAAATGGACCTTACTGTGAGAAAGCTTAAGGGGGCGGGCGGCCAACTCGGTTTTGAGTGTGTAACACGTTTTTTCTGAGCCTGAGCTGAGCTCCGGTCCAGGTGTTAATGCTCTCCAGATGGTCCGGTCTGACTGTGTCTCCTGCCTCCGTCCTCCCCGTCTGCTCAGGTATCCCAAACTGGCCGCCAAGCAGCGAGAGTCTAACACAGCTGGAAATGACATCTTCGCCAAGTTCTCAGCCTACATCAAGAACACCAAGCTGGAGGCCAATGCTGGTGGGCTGCTCGTTTTTGTgccattcacacactcacagacgcAGAACAAGATGAACAACAATATGTACATATGGCAGCCGTTACTGTATTCCTCCACTAGGTTGTAGCAGAGGCCAGTGCTTGTACCTCATAGCATTTGCTTTGCTGCCACCTAGTGAGATTATCACTGCACAGGTTATGTCACGCTCCACTTCTTTTTTGTATTCAGTCCTTATGTGTGCCTCGGTCttctgtgtgtgacctgtgtgaaCAGCTCTGGAGAAGGGTTTGACCAAGGCCCTGAAGAAGCTGGATGACTACCTGAACAGCCCCTTGCCCGATGAGATCGACGCGGACAGcatggaagaggagaagggctCCAGCCGACCCTTCCTGGACGGGAACGAGCTCACTCTCGCCGACTGTAATCTGCTGCCGAAGCTGCACATAGtcaaggtgaagaagaggagcgtttgtgagagagattgtttaaaaatgattacatgctgatgtcaaaggtcaaacgtTCAATCAATTCATCCGTAAAACAACACGGAAATTACATTTCTTCCATCCCAATCATTAGAAACAACATATATCTAAGACAATTAAACATTCTCCTTACAAAGTCACGATCCTTATTGAGCTATAATGGCTAAATATCATTAAGGTGGTGGCTAATACCAGTATAAATATAGGCCTAACCAGTAAAAAAACAGGTTTGGTGACAGTCCCTCAGAATCAAAgtaaaagtttttcttcttctagtcGTGCAGAATAAGGTTCTAAAGAAGAGACTCAGTCATCCACAGACACTAGCTCTGATAGGATATATTGTTCCACTGTACTGCTATAGCTTGCAGGACTTTGCAAGTTTGCAAAATGCCATTCCGTGgttccaccactttggtccagaccgAACTACCTCAACAACTGTTGCGTGGATAGCCATGAAAAGTTGAAGCACCGCGGATCCCGTCAACTTTTCATCCCGCACCATTAGAGGGACGGTTGAAATTTGCAAGCCGTCCAATACTCTCTGACCAACGTCTGTAAAACCAATGACATTCCCGTCATCCTCGGCTGTACAGCACCTTGTCCCATCCCGCAGAGGTTGAGCACGGCGACACTAAACTGAGAGGGCGTGCGTGGTCAACATTGTGCCTGCTAGACATTTGCATCTTAGCGTTGTCACCGTGATGGCGGTCGTCACTTTGGCTGACGTGAGCAGCCTCACTGAGCTCTTGGCACGGCTGCACACTCAGTCTTCGTTCATATGGTTCCATATACAATTTTAATACCTTTAAATAAGTGCAGCAGCTCAtttttctccgtctcctctcacatttcctctccttctgaAACAAGTCATCACGCTGTGACAGGAGCTCACTTGCTTGAACACACGCAGCCCAGAAAAGACCCGGGAGGTTGTTTAAGGTCATTTATTCTTACATTTATTAACCGAAAGAAGGAGGAAATTATGGGGCCAGTTGATGGAAAGCAGGATACAAATGAAAAGCACTTAACGTAGCAAACTGATGATACAGGTTGACTCCCGCCTGGGGCGGGGGGATTTTAAATGTCTGACATAATAAGTcaactttttcatttggttCACGTTCGAGTTCCATCTTTTGgccttccccctccctccctctgtctgcaggTTGTTGCGAAGAAGTACCGCAACTACGACATCCCCTCGGACATGACGGGCGCGTGGCGGTATCTGAAGAACGCCTACACGCGCGACGAATTCACCAACACCTGCGCCGCCGACGCTGAGATCGAGACCGCCTACAAAGATGTGGCGAGGAGACTGGCCAAGTAACTCGCCAACCGAGCAAAGACCAACTAGCAGCATCACTTTTCAAACACGCGTACATGTGACTATCCTAGAGTCTCCTTCAGTGAGAATTTATCTCAGAACCTGTGGTTTTTGTCTGTCGTAGTAAAACAGGTCATGGCGCTGCAGATGTCTTTGTTGACGCCTGGCTTGAGGCGCTCTGCAGCTCCAGATGTGGTGGATGTGCATTGCgaatacagagacagacaccgcTGAATCAGAAAAACGGAGCAGAATATAAATCAAAGTCCAATGAGATTAATTCACAGCCCTTCAAACCAGATGAAATTGTTCTGCTGCCGTGAAACGTCTGACATAACCCCCTTCTCCCTCAAACGtgattgtgtctgtctgcattcATTTCTCATAACACAAGGCTCTCTTTCATACGTACTCCACCGGTCCACGCGGCCAAACGTTTTACTAGCTGCTGATGTCAGGCTTGTTCTCTTTATTTATTCCTAAGCCCACAGAAGTCGAGTCTGACTCCAGTGTTTATTGTCAAGTCCTGGCTCCACGGGGAGACACCTTTAAATGAACTCATGCTTGATGCTCCTAATTGTGGGCTGAATATGATTGTTGCAATCGACAGATTCCCTCTCCGATTGTCATTCACTGCTGTGGGTGTAGCCGTGGCTGTTTTGTTACCCTTAAAAATTCACTCCTGCTTCTAAAAGGCTGGTTTTTAAGAGGGATTGATTTGAAGAATGCGATGATATGCTTGATGACATTAGCGGATGAGGGCGTCCGTAGCCTAGAACAAAGCTTGTGTGCGAATGACTTGCATGCGTGAATCTGTTTTAAATTGTAATTCTCAAACCTGATCTTTATAAGAAATGATCAAAAAAATCATCGACTATGTGCCTTAATTTGGAAGTATCTAAAAGTCAGTGCCAATGTCACTGATGGACTCATtctgaaaaatgtattgcagACCAGAGCGGAGACGTTTGTTTTGCCCCGAGCTGTTAGTGTTCAGGTCCAAGGTATTGATTTCATCTCCAGTTACAGACGATATTATGAATGGAGAGAGTATTTATTCAGCAGCCCCAATCAGGCCTGATTGGCTCGAGAGCCATTAGCGCTGCGATGAAAAGCATCTTCCAGGCCAGGTCCTCCACGGTCAGGAGCCCTGCCCTCCAGCtcctcatcacagacacatttcctcCGCTCTGAGGAGTCTATCAACTTCCACATGCCTAAGAGTTCAAAAGTTTCATTAAAAGGTGGACGGATTGTCAGAGGAGGATGGAAATTTGTTTTTCGGGGGGCTTATCGTCTTTGGCTTGGTGTCAGGCTTGCAACTATAGCGAGACTTCCTTGAAGAACCATAAGGCTCTTGTGTGGTTTGGACAAacatatgaaatgaaattggaGCATGATGACTGAGGGGCTTGCTCATTGCAAAGctctacaaataaaataatattttcacagatctgcctctgcctttttcttttcttttccagcgaGGTGATCAATCAACACTGATACTCACGGGCTGTCACGCAGGGAAACGGGGTGAGCGCGAGTGTGTCTGGGTGATAGCGAAGGTGCTGGTGACGCCCGGATCCCCAAGTCCCGAAAAAGGGTTAAGTGTGTCTGACTGAGTTGATCAAACCCAGTGGCGCAGGTCTGTTTCTCCATCCCTgacagggagagggggagagagaaggagagagagttagagtgATGACCGTTGACAGGCTTAAATAGAGGCTTCCATGCCAGGGATCAAACGCCATCCCTCTTCTCCACTCTCTCATTAAGACGGAAAACCCGAGCACCGCCATCCGATCTGTCTCCATTTTTCCTCAAAGGAGTCTAACTTGAAAGATCTGCGCCTGTCGGATTTACAATGGTGGGCGAGTGGTGTTTACTGAGACGCGGCCTTGCCAGAAACAAcagtcaaagaaaataaatggagcCTGCCTAGTGTTTCCACAGGAGTAAGGAAATATGGAGCGAGACTTGTGCCTTGCTGTTTGGTAATTAGTACCTAAACATCCCTGTCCTTGGATCCCATCGCTCACATCCAAATTTTCTGCAAGCTGGATAATATACAGTGGAGCATTAACGTCAAACACGTCTGGTCACGGGGGCCTGGCACGCCACATTAATCTGTTATTACACTCCCAGTGGATCTACCAGTCGCCGGCCTTGGCTCGGCCACCACAGCACAGGGAGTCTGTATATAGGCTGACAGGGACTCACACACGGCTGCACTTTTACGGCCAGGTTTACTAAACCTTTTCAGCTCAGGCATAAATTGTGTAAATTGAGTCTCGCTTTGAGACCTGAGCTGATTAAAACAAACTGGCGTGTTTGACGTGTGAGGACCCACCAGGAACAGACCCGTGATCCAATTAAGGCCCAGGAACCCCAGTTGAAGAAGTGCCGCCACAGTGGCCTCAATGCCCCTCGCCGGGAAGAAGTCAAATTTAGCCGCTGCTCACCGTGGATATTGCACCCGGGAGACGGACACACTTGTTTCAGCCCGAGGTGAAGTTTGCTGTTCTCCACTCCTGTGCTCGTGTTTTAGCAAGAAACCTGGTTTCCACCATGTCGGAGAGCAGTGGTAGCGGAGTCATCTCATACAATTCCCCCTTCTCCCCTTCAGATTTTTGACATTGCATGGACTAGATATAACCTCAGTCTGTGCCTCTTTACTTTATTCTTTACTGTGTCAAACAAAATGCGCAAGACAAAAAGTCAATTCTGGCTTCCCAAGGGAATTCAGGTGGTCGGAAGAGTCTTTAAGGAAAATTTTGCTTAACGGCGTTCTGGGTTTTTCAGAGCTCGCCAAGTATTTCGTTTTCAGAGTTTCAGAGAGCGAATGCTCAGTAGTCCAACTACGCCAGAGAGGCACAAAGTTATTTTCTAGCTGACTTTCACATTTCAGGTGCCTCTGAAATCCTCCTGTTGTCCCCTACAGCTGGACAGAGACTGACGGGCGACATCGCCATCGAAAGGTGACGGCGGAGGGTCAAGcaggccggaggaggaggcgtctAATCAGGGCACAGGAACCAGGTCCTGACAGGAGATCGGGGTTCAAAGCAGAGACGGAGCCACGGAGGACGagtcctccgtctcctccactCTGAGACAGAGATCATATTAGAGAGTATCAGATTCTCagcaggtccccccccccccccacctccccacagCCCTCCCCCGCTCGCCTGCCCTTGGAGGTTTGAGTGACTTGTGGTGAAGCCTGATGGGGATTATTGATCTGCCGGGCGCACGCCTGCGGTCTCGGCGTAAGACTGACGACCTCACCAGAGAGAGTTCTTGGCACACGCCGACCCCCGTCTCAGATCGGTGGAGGAGCCGCGTGGGACGGGCCTGTCGTGGCCTCCGAGTGTAATAGGCCCCCGGTCTGAGCTCGGAGCCGGGTGAccaagcacatttttttttactgtgtattTAAATAATCAG
This sequence is a window from Scophthalmus maximus strain ysfricsl-2021 chromosome 18, ASM2237912v1, whole genome shotgun sequence. Protein-coding genes within it:
- the clic5b gene encoding chloride intracellular channel protein 5b isoform X2, producing MDNVVSGTVDEGKVREEPRDGADSPDPGPQCEGSGETEAQVHAPAGGERSSSDYMEIRDRDSPSCSSSSSSSDEEDEVKAEEAAEPKVEVTVEPKVEATVEPPEPKMEATVEPKVEVTVEPNVEATVEPPEPAVAVEQVNGEAHDGSRRSSASSASHGDPCDDDPPSQPSARDEDEAEDGMLKAPTQPNGDGETEGSVDYSLKTPESVTLDEPSQPEISLFVKAGSDGESIGNCPFSQRLFMILWLKGVVFNVTTVDLKRKPADLHNLAPGTHPPFLTFNGEVKTDINKIEEFLEEMLSPPKYPKLAAKQRESNTAGNDIFAKFSAYIKNTKLEANAALEKGLTKALKKLDDYLNSPLPDEIDADSMEEEKGSSRPFLDGNELTLADCNLLPKLHIVKVVAKKYRNYDIPSDMTGAWRYLKNAYTRDEFTNTCAADAEIETAYKDVARRLAK
- the clic5b gene encoding chloride intracellular channel protein 5b isoform X3, with the translated sequence MDNVVSGTVDEGKVREEPRDGADSPDPGPQCEGSGETEAQVHAPAGGERSSSDYMEIRDRDSPSCSSSSSSSDEEDEVKAEEAAEPKVEATVEPKVEVTVEPNVEATVEPPEPAVAVEQVNGEAHDGSRRSSASSASHGDPCDDDPPSQPSARDEDEAEDGMLKAPTQPNGDGETEGSVDYSLKTPESVTLDEPSQPEISLFVKAGSDGESIGNCPFSQRLFMILWLKGVVFNVTTVDLKRKPADLHNLAPGTHPPFLTFNGEVKTDINKIEEFLEEMLSPPKYPKLAAKQRESNTAGNDIFAKFSAYIKNTKLEANAALEKGLTKALKKLDDYLNSPLPDEIDADSMEEEKGSSRPFLDGNELTLADCNLLPKLHIVKVVAKKYRNYDIPSDMTGAWRYLKNAYTRDEFTNTCAADAEIETAYKDVARRLAK